A DNA window from Pithys albifrons albifrons isolate INPA30051 chromosome 7, PitAlb_v1, whole genome shotgun sequence contains the following coding sequences:
- the CMTM7 gene encoding CKLF-like MARVEL transmembrane domain-containing protein 7 isoform X2 yields MCDLVMILFFYITHIFRIYRKLSCVSWPLAEFLHYLIGTILLLIASIIAASKSYNLTGLVAGATFGFLATILCILSMWSSYKVSCITQSTNASV; encoded by the exons ATGTGCGACTTGGTTATGATTTTGTTCTTCTACATTACCCACATTTTCAGGATCTACAGGAAGCTCTCTTGCGTTAGCTGGCCACTTGCG GAGTTCCTTCATTACTTAATTGGTACAATTCTGCTTCTCATTGCATCGATCATAGCAGCATCCAAGAGTTACAACTTGACTGGACTTGTGGCTGGAGCG aCTTTCGGGTTCCTGGCTACAATACTGTGTATTTTAAGCATGTGGTCATCCTACAAGGTTTCGTGCATCACACAGTCAACAA ATGCATCTGTGTGA